One Anguilla rostrata isolate EN2019 chromosome 15, ASM1855537v3, whole genome shotgun sequence genomic window carries:
- the cryl1 gene encoding lambda-crystallin homolog isoform X3 translates to METKQLEELQQAQMLRGELSAAEQFSLLSSHDDLTQALEGAFFVQECVFEELEAKQSVFQAVESHVGESVILSSSTSCLLPSNVFSRVQNKTRCIVSHPVNPPYYVRLVELVPHPDTLPTVMERTHALMTRVGQSPARLRKEVDGFALNRVQYAVIAESWRLVKEGIISVQDMDLVMTEGLGMRYAFIGPMETMHLNAPEGLGDYLQRYREGMRRVLSSFGPVPEFTGEEAEAIVQEMCDLIPNDQPHLSARRERRDQLLMGLAKLKK, encoded by the exons ATGGAGAC AAAGCAGCTAGAGGAGCTCCAGCAGGCCCAGATGTTGAGAGGAGAGCTGAGTGCAGCGGAGCAGTTTTCTCTCCTCAGCAGCCATGATGACCTCACTCAAGCACTAGAGGGAGCCTTCTTTGTCCAG gagtgtgtgtttgaggagcTGGAGGCCAAGCAGAGTGTGTTCCAGGCGGTGGAAAGTCACGTCGGAGAGAGTGTGATCCTCAGcagctccacttcctgtctgctgccCAGCAACGTCTTTTCCCGCGTTCAGAACAAGACACGCTGCATCGTGTCTCACCCG GTGAACCCTCCTTACTACGTTCGTCTGGTGGAGCTGGTTCCCCACCCAGATACCCTGCCCACGGTGATGGAGCGCACCCACGCCTTGATGACCCGGGTGGGGCAGTCGCCTGCCCGTCTGAGGAAGGAGGTGGACGGCTTCGCCCTGAACCGCGTGCAGTACGCCGTCATCGCCGAGTCCTGGAGGCTGGTCAAG GAAGGGATCATCTCAGTTCAGGACATGGATCTGGTGATGACCGAGGGGCTGGGCATGCGTTACGCTTTTATCGGTCCCATGGAAACCATGCACCTGAACGCACCCGAAG GTCTGGGAGACTACCTGCAGCGCTACAGGGAGGGGATGAGGAGAGTGCTTTCTTCCTTCGGACCTGTTCCTGAGTTCACTGGGGAGGAAGCCGAGGCCATCGTCCAG GAAATGTGTGACCTCATACCCAACGATCAGCCGCACCTGTCCGCCAGGAGGGAGCGGCGGGATCAGCTCCTGATGGGCCTGGCCAAGCTGAAGAAATGA
- the gjb8 gene encoding gap junction protein beta 8 gives MSWGALYAQLGGVNKHSTSLGKIWLSVLFIFRIMILVLAAESVWGDEQSDFTCNTQQPGCKNVCYDRFFPVSHIRLWCLQLIFVSTPALLVAMHVAYRKRETKRSIIRAHGDKVQDDLESLRNRRLSITGPLWWTYTSSLFFRLVFEGGFMYVFYFIYDGFQMPRLVKCEEWPCPNVVDCFISRPTEKTVFTIFMVASSGICMVLNVAELSYLIVKALLRCSSSSGGKHTFPDNASKDKAFLQNKRNEMLLSSSDSSSSKAV, from the coding sequence ATGAGCTGGGGTGCCCTGTACGCCCAGCTGGGCGGAGTCAACAAGCACTCCACCAGCCTGGGGAAGATCTGGCTCTCGGTCCTCTTCATCTTCCGCATAATGATCCTGGTGCTGGCGGCGGAGAGCGTGTGGGGCGACGAGCAGTCCGACTTCACCTGCAACACGCAGCAGCCCGGCTGCAAGAACGTCTGCTACGACCGCTTCTTCCCCGTCTCGCACATCCGGCTCTGGTGCCTGCAGCTGATCTTCGTCTCCACGCCGGCGCTGCTGGTGGCCATGCACGTGGCCTACCGCAAGCGCGAGACCAAGCGGAGCATCATCCGCGCCCACGGCGACAAGGTGCAGGACGACCTGGAGAGCCTGCGCAACCGGCGGCTGTCCATCACCGGCCCGCTCTGGTGGACCTACACCTCCAGCCTCTTCTTCCGCCTGGTTTTCGAGGGCGGCTTCATGTACGTCTTCTACTTCATCTACGACGGCTTCCAGATGCCCCGCCTGGTGAAGTGCGAGGAGTGGCCCTGCCCCAACGTGGTGGACTGCTTCATATCGCGCCCCACCGAGAAGACCGTCTTCACCATCTTCATGGTGGCCTCCTCGGGCATCTGCATGGTGCTGAACGTGGCCGAGCTGTCCTACCTGATTGTCAAGGCCCTGCTGCGGTGCTCCAGCAGCTCCGGGGGCAAGCACACCTTCCCGGACAACGCCTCCAAGGACAAGGCCTTCCTGCAGAACAAAAGGAACGAGATGCTGCTGTCCTCCTCGGACTCCTCCAGCAGCAAGGCCGTGTGA
- the cryl1 gene encoding lambda-crystallin homolog isoform X2, giving the protein MVFLSGGYRVKIYDNQPGQALKAAQEVRKQLEELQQAQMLRGELSAAEQFSLLSSHDDLTQALEGAFFVQECVFEELEAKQSVFQAVESHVGESVILSSSTSCLLPSNVFSRVQNKTRCIVSHPVNPPYYVRLVELVPHPDTLPTVMERTHALMTRVGQSPARLRKEVDGFALNRVQYAVIAESWRLVKEGIISVQDMDLVMTEGLGMRYAFIGPMETMHLNAPEGLGDYLQRYREGMRRVLSSFGPVPEFTGEEAEAIVQEMCDLIPNDQPHLSARRERRDQLLMGLAKLKK; this is encoded by the exons ATGGTGTTTCTTAGTGGAGGGTACAGGGTGAAGATCTATGACAACCAACCAGGACAGGCTCTGAAGGCTGCCCAGGAAGTGAG AAAGCAGCTAGAGGAGCTCCAGCAGGCCCAGATGTTGAGAGGAGAGCTGAGTGCAGCGGAGCAGTTTTCTCTCCTCAGCAGCCATGATGACCTCACTCAAGCACTAGAGGGAGCCTTCTTTGTCCAG gagtgtgtgtttgaggagcTGGAGGCCAAGCAGAGTGTGTTCCAGGCGGTGGAAAGTCACGTCGGAGAGAGTGTGATCCTCAGcagctccacttcctgtctgctgccCAGCAACGTCTTTTCCCGCGTTCAGAACAAGACACGCTGCATCGTGTCTCACCCG GTGAACCCTCCTTACTACGTTCGTCTGGTGGAGCTGGTTCCCCACCCAGATACCCTGCCCACGGTGATGGAGCGCACCCACGCCTTGATGACCCGGGTGGGGCAGTCGCCTGCCCGTCTGAGGAAGGAGGTGGACGGCTTCGCCCTGAACCGCGTGCAGTACGCCGTCATCGCCGAGTCCTGGAGGCTGGTCAAG GAAGGGATCATCTCAGTTCAGGACATGGATCTGGTGATGACCGAGGGGCTGGGCATGCGTTACGCTTTTATCGGTCCCATGGAAACCATGCACCTGAACGCACCCGAAG GTCTGGGAGACTACCTGCAGCGCTACAGGGAGGGGATGAGGAGAGTGCTTTCTTCCTTCGGACCTGTTCCTGAGTTCACTGGGGAGGAAGCCGAGGCCATCGTCCAG GAAATGTGTGACCTCATACCCAACGATCAGCCGCACCTGTCCGCCAGGAGGGAGCGGCGGGATCAGCTCCTGATGGGCCTGGCCAAGCTGAAGAAATGA
- the cryl1 gene encoding lambda-crystallin homolog isoform X1, with amino-acid sequence MSNVTPEGRIISVIGSGLIGRSWAMVFLSGGYRVKIYDNQPGQALKAAQEVRKQLEELQQAQMLRGELSAAEQFSLLSSHDDLTQALEGAFFVQECVFEELEAKQSVFQAVESHVGESVILSSSTSCLLPSNVFSRVQNKTRCIVSHPVNPPYYVRLVELVPHPDTLPTVMERTHALMTRVGQSPARLRKEVDGFALNRVQYAVIAESWRLVKEGIISVQDMDLVMTEGLGMRYAFIGPMETMHLNAPEGLGDYLQRYREGMRRVLSSFGPVPEFTGEEAEAIVQEMCDLIPNDQPHLSARRERRDQLLMGLAKLKK; translated from the exons ATGAGTAACGTTACACCTGAAGGAAGAATCATTTCTGTTATTGGAAG tGGGCTGATTGGCCGTTCATGGGCCATGGTGTTTCTTAGTGGAGGGTACAGGGTGAAGATCTATGACAACCAACCAGGACAGGCTCTGAAGGCTGCCCAGGAAGTGAG AAAGCAGCTAGAGGAGCTCCAGCAGGCCCAGATGTTGAGAGGAGAGCTGAGTGCAGCGGAGCAGTTTTCTCTCCTCAGCAGCCATGATGACCTCACTCAAGCACTAGAGGGAGCCTTCTTTGTCCAG gagtgtgtgtttgaggagcTGGAGGCCAAGCAGAGTGTGTTCCAGGCGGTGGAAAGTCACGTCGGAGAGAGTGTGATCCTCAGcagctccacttcctgtctgctgccCAGCAACGTCTTTTCCCGCGTTCAGAACAAGACACGCTGCATCGTGTCTCACCCG GTGAACCCTCCTTACTACGTTCGTCTGGTGGAGCTGGTTCCCCACCCAGATACCCTGCCCACGGTGATGGAGCGCACCCACGCCTTGATGACCCGGGTGGGGCAGTCGCCTGCCCGTCTGAGGAAGGAGGTGGACGGCTTCGCCCTGAACCGCGTGCAGTACGCCGTCATCGCCGAGTCCTGGAGGCTGGTCAAG GAAGGGATCATCTCAGTTCAGGACATGGATCTGGTGATGACCGAGGGGCTGGGCATGCGTTACGCTTTTATCGGTCCCATGGAAACCATGCACCTGAACGCACCCGAAG GTCTGGGAGACTACCTGCAGCGCTACAGGGAGGGGATGAGGAGAGTGCTTTCTTCCTTCGGACCTGTTCCTGAGTTCACTGGGGAGGAAGCCGAGGCCATCGTCCAG GAAATGTGTGACCTCATACCCAACGATCAGCCGCACCTGTCCGCCAGGAGGGAGCGGCGGGATCAGCTCCTGATGGGCCTGGCCAAGCTGAAGAAATGA
- the gja3 gene encoding gap junction alpha-3 protein codes for MGDWSFLGRLLENAQEHSTVIGKVWLTVLFIFRILVLGAAAEEVWGDEQSDFTCNTQQPGCENVCYDEAFPISHIRFWVLQIIFVSTPTLIYLGHVLHIVRMEEKRKEKEEELRKASRLQEEKELLFKNGAGGGGDAGGGGGGGKKEKPPIRDEHGKIRIRGALLRTYVFNIIFKTLFEVGFILGQYFLYGFQLRPLYKCARWPCPNTVDCFISRPTEKTIFIIFMLVVACVSLLLNLLEIYHLGWKKVKQGMTNEFAPGRGSPPRTDAEPESATPAPRTAPPNLSYPPNYTDVTAGGAYPLPAAPAAEFKMDPLQEDLQEAPSSFYISNNNNHRLASEQNWANQATEQQTRERNPGSPSPSSSSSSSSSTSSVRDELQQPKDAASTSSGGGWGGGKGPLEEGHMTTMVEMHEAPAAVTAVTAVTDARRLSRASKSSSVRARPNDLAV; via the coding sequence ATGGGCGACTGGAGCTTTCTGGGGCGGCTGTTGGAGAATGCGCAGGAACACTCGACGGTGATCGGCAAGGTGTGGCTGACGGTCCTCTTCATCTTCAGGATCCTGGTGCtgggggcggcggcggaggaggtGTGGGGCGACGAGCAGTCCGACTTCACCTGCAACACGCAGCAGCCCGGCTGCGAGAACGTCTGCTACGACGAGGCCTTCCCCATCTCGCACATCCGCTTCTGGGTGCTGCAGATTATCTTTGTGTCCACGCCCACCCTCATCTACCTGGGCCACGTGCTGCACATCGTCCGCATGGAGGAGAAGCgcaaggagaaggaggaggagctgcgCAAGGCCAGCAGGCtccaggaggagaaggagctcCTCTTTAAGAACGGAGCGGGCGGAGGAGGGGACGCCGGCGGCGGGGGAGGCGGCGGTAAGAAGGAGAAGCCGCCGATCAGGGACGAGCACGGGAAAATCCGCATCAGGGGGGCGCTGCTGCGCACCTACGTGTTCAACATCATTTTTAAGACCCTGTTTGAAGTGGGCTTCATCTTAGGCCAGTACTTCCTGTACGGCTTTCAGCTGCGGCCGCTGTACAAGTGCGCGCGGTGGCCCTGCCCCAACACCGTAGACTGCTTCATCTCCCGGCCCACAGAAAAGACCATCTTCATCATATTTATGCTTGTGGTGGCTTGCGTGTCCCTTTTGCTGAATTTGTTAGAGATCTATCACCTTGGATGGAAGAAGGTCAAGCAGGGCATGACCAACGAGTTTGCCCCCGGGCGCGGGTCGCCGCCCCGCACCGACGCTGAGCCGGAGTCCGCGACCCCCGCCCCGAGAACTGCCCCTCCAAACCTCAGCTACCCGCCGAACTACACGGACGTGACCGCGGGGGGCGCGTACCCCCTGCCGGCCGCCCCGGCGGCCGAGTTCAAGATGGATCCTCTGCAGGAGGACCTGCAGGAGGCGCCCTCCTCCTTCTAcatcagcaacaacaacaaccaccgGCTGGCCTCCGAGCAGAACTGGGCCAACCAGGCTACCGAGCAGCAGACTCGGGAGAGGAATCCAggctccccttccccctcctcttcctcctcctcctcgtcctcaaCCTCCAGCGTCCGAGATGAGCTGCAGCAGCCGAAGGACGCCGCCTCCACCTCGAGCGGCGGGGGCTGGGGCGGAGGGAAGGGCCCGTTGGAagagggtcacatgaccaccaTGGTGGAGATGCACGAGGCGCCCGCGGCGGTAACGGCGGTAACGGCGGTCACGGACGCCCGGCGGCTCAGCAGGGCCAGCAAGAGCAGCAGCGTCAGAGCCCGGCCCAACGACCTGGCGGTTTAG
- the cryl1 gene encoding lambda-crystallin homolog isoform X4, which produces MLRGELSAAEQFSLLSSHDDLTQALEGAFFVQECVFEELEAKQSVFQAVESHVGESVILSSSTSCLLPSNVFSRVQNKTRCIVSHPVNPPYYVRLVELVPHPDTLPTVMERTHALMTRVGQSPARLRKEVDGFALNRVQYAVIAESWRLVKEGIISVQDMDLVMTEGLGMRYAFIGPMETMHLNAPEGLGDYLQRYREGMRRVLSSFGPVPEFTGEEAEAIVQEMCDLIPNDQPHLSARRERRDQLLMGLAKLKK; this is translated from the exons ATGTTGAGAGGAGAGCTGAGTGCAGCGGAGCAGTTTTCTCTCCTCAGCAGCCATGATGACCTCACTCAAGCACTAGAGGGAGCCTTCTTTGTCCAG gagtgtgtgtttgaggagcTGGAGGCCAAGCAGAGTGTGTTCCAGGCGGTGGAAAGTCACGTCGGAGAGAGTGTGATCCTCAGcagctccacttcctgtctgctgccCAGCAACGTCTTTTCCCGCGTTCAGAACAAGACACGCTGCATCGTGTCTCACCCG GTGAACCCTCCTTACTACGTTCGTCTGGTGGAGCTGGTTCCCCACCCAGATACCCTGCCCACGGTGATGGAGCGCACCCACGCCTTGATGACCCGGGTGGGGCAGTCGCCTGCCCGTCTGAGGAAGGAGGTGGACGGCTTCGCCCTGAACCGCGTGCAGTACGCCGTCATCGCCGAGTCCTGGAGGCTGGTCAAG GAAGGGATCATCTCAGTTCAGGACATGGATCTGGTGATGACCGAGGGGCTGGGCATGCGTTACGCTTTTATCGGTCCCATGGAAACCATGCACCTGAACGCACCCGAAG GTCTGGGAGACTACCTGCAGCGCTACAGGGAGGGGATGAGGAGAGTGCTTTCTTCCTTCGGACCTGTTCCTGAGTTCACTGGGGAGGAAGCCGAGGCCATCGTCCAG GAAATGTGTGACCTCATACCCAACGATCAGCCGCACCTGTCCGCCAGGAGGGAGCGGCGGGATCAGCTCCTGATGGGCCTGGCCAAGCTGAAGAAATGA